In the Candidatus Cloacimonas acidaminovorans str. Evry genome, one interval contains:
- the alaS gene encoding alanine--tRNA ligase encodes MISSKEIRQQFIDFFLNRGHIFVPSSPVIPEDDPTLLFANAGMNQFKSIFLGQKEITYKRVVNSQKCIRAGGKHNDLEEVGKDGYHHTFFEMLGNWSFGDYYKKEAISWAWELLTEVWKIPKDKLYATVYKTDTEAFEIWKQETDIDPTHISYFDDKDNFWEMGETGPCGPCSEIHIDRGSSHCTRQNEPGHICKINGGCSRFIELWNLVFIQYNREADKTLSPLKNKFVDTGAGFERLAQVLQDKNSNYETDLFMPLINKIEELSGVAYTQETGMPHRVIADHIRCLCFALADGGFPSNEGRGYVLRRILRRAARYGRLLGFAEPFLHLLVPLVIEQMAHHFSELNGKEDYIKMVIKAEEERFNKTLDTGLEKFREITQKLKGEVISGSDAFILYDTYGFPPDLTAILAEEKGLKIDYEGFEKEMQLQRKRARKASKFTLFVNNEDWIEFSPVTPTEFVGYKENTVQTYIQRYAIQEKGLILMQLAQTPFYAESGGQVSDTGKIYNEEFELEITNVRKQDEYIIHYGKLKRGTVNNAPVTAEIDRERRKSIARNHTATHLLHKALREVLGEHTVQKGSLVHSDYLRFDFAHFRALTLEEIRKVEDIVNQAVLDNRKVKTTVKNIEEAKKEGAIALFGEKYSEKVRVVCVENFSQELCGGTHISSTGEIGLFKIISESSSAAGIRRIEAITGISALKWVQDLQDKLSRISTLLNSPVKNIESKLEATLEQISALERELKSAKAKEEEKFVQELLSKATKQENYLLIKAQTEFDNLEELKTTAEQLKTKMQGTIAVLFNLYQDKLNILCVVSADLIPKYNAGKIVAKLANELKGKGGGRTDIAMAGGKDIANLASVMEKVPEIIASI; translated from the coding sequence GTGATAAGCAGTAAAGAAATACGACAACAATTCATTGATTTTTTCCTTAACAGGGGTCATATTTTTGTTCCTTCCTCACCTGTAATTCCGGAAGACGATCCTACCCTGCTTTTTGCCAATGCTGGAATGAATCAATTCAAAAGTATCTTCCTGGGGCAGAAAGAAATAACATACAAACGCGTGGTTAATAGTCAAAAATGTATTCGTGCTGGAGGAAAACATAATGACCTGGAGGAAGTTGGAAAAGATGGCTATCATCACACCTTTTTTGAAATGCTCGGTAACTGGAGTTTCGGTGATTACTACAAAAAAGAGGCAATTTCCTGGGCTTGGGAACTGCTGACCGAGGTCTGGAAAATTCCGAAAGATAAACTCTATGCTACCGTTTATAAAACTGATACCGAGGCATTTGAAATCTGGAAACAGGAGACAGATATTGATCCAACTCATATCAGCTATTTTGATGATAAAGATAATTTTTGGGAAATGGGGGAAACAGGACCCTGCGGTCCCTGTTCGGAAATTCATATAGATAGAGGTAGTTCGCATTGCACGAGGCAAAATGAGCCAGGACATATCTGTAAAATAAATGGCGGTTGTTCGCGTTTTATAGAATTGTGGAATTTGGTTTTTATTCAATATAACCGCGAGGCAGATAAAACACTTTCTCCGCTCAAAAACAAATTTGTGGATACAGGAGCGGGTTTTGAACGCCTGGCACAGGTTTTGCAGGATAAAAACAGTAACTATGAAACAGACCTTTTTATGCCTCTGATAAATAAAATTGAGGAACTTTCCGGGGTTGCCTACACTCAGGAAACAGGAATGCCGCATAGAGTTATTGCCGATCACATCCGCTGTCTTTGTTTTGCTTTGGCAGATGGTGGTTTTCCTTCCAACGAAGGAAGGGGTTATGTTTTACGCAGAATTTTAAGAAGAGCAGCCCGGTATGGTCGTTTGCTCGGTTTTGCCGAACCCTTTTTGCATTTGTTAGTGCCGCTTGTAATTGAGCAAATGGCACATCATTTCAGTGAACTAAACGGTAAAGAGGACTATATAAAAATGGTGATTAAAGCGGAAGAAGAACGCTTTAATAAGACCCTGGATACCGGTCTGGAAAAATTTAGGGAGATAACCCAAAAGCTAAAAGGAGAAGTTATTTCTGGTTCCGATGCCTTTATTTTATATGATACTTACGGTTTTCCGCCCGATTTAACCGCTATCTTAGCAGAAGAAAAGGGCTTGAAGATTGACTATGAGGGCTTTGAAAAGGAGATGCAATTACAAAGAAAACGCGCCAGAAAGGCAAGTAAATTTACTCTTTTTGTTAATAATGAGGATTGGATTGAGTTCTCTCCTGTAACTCCTACTGAATTTGTCGGTTACAAAGAAAATACGGTGCAGACATATATCCAACGCTATGCCATTCAAGAAAAGGGTTTAATCCTTATGCAACTTGCCCAAACACCTTTCTATGCCGAATCCGGTGGACAGGTATCGGACACAGGAAAAATATATAATGAGGAATTTGAACTGGAAATAACCAATGTCCGTAAACAAGATGAGTATATCATTCATTACGGAAAACTGAAAAGAGGAACTGTAAATAATGCACCCGTTACAGCAGAAATAGATAGGGAAAGACGCAAAAGCATAGCCCGCAATCATACGGCTACTCACCTTTTGCATAAGGCACTCAGAGAGGTTTTAGGAGAACATACCGTTCAAAAGGGCTCTTTAGTGCATTCGGATTATCTGCGTTTTGATTTTGCTCATTTCAGAGCTTTAACCTTGGAAGAAATCAGAAAGGTGGAAGATATTGTTAATCAAGCAGTTTTGGATAACAGGAAAGTGAAAACTACGGTTAAAAATATAGAAGAAGCCAAAAAAGAAGGTGCCATTGCTCTTTTCGGAGAAAAATACAGTGAAAAAGTTCGTGTTGTATGCGTTGAGAATTTTTCCCAAGAACTTTGTGGCGGAACTCATATATCTTCTACAGGTGAAATCGGCTTATTTAAAATTATTTCCGAAAGCTCTTCCGCAGCAGGAATTAGAAGAATTGAGGCAATAACAGGTATTTCTGCCTTAAAATGGGTTCAGGATTTGCAAGATAAACTAAGCCGTATTTCTACACTGCTGAATTCTCCTGTTAAAAACATTGAAAGCAAATTGGAAGCAACTTTGGAACAAATTTCCGCTTTGGAAAGAGAACTAAAATCCGCTAAAGCCAAAGAAGAGGAAAAATTTGTGCAGGAACTACTCTCTAAGGCAACGAAACAGGAAAATTATTTGTTGATTAAAGCACAAACCGAATTTGATAATTTGGAAGAACTTAAAACAACCGCTGAACAGCTAAAAACCAAAATGCAGGGTACGATTGCCGTCCTGTTCAATCTCTATCAGGACAAACTGAATATCCTGTGTGTGGTAAGTGCAGACCTTATTCCCAAGTATAATGCCGGAAAGATTGTGGCTAAACTCGCGAATGAATTAAAAGGAAAAGGTGGTGGCAGAACCGATATTGCTATGGCTGGTGGAAAAGATATAGCTAACCTTGCTTCTGTAATGGAAAAGGTGCCGGAAATAATTGCTTCTATCTAA
- the trxB gene encoding thioredoxin-disulfide reductase produces MYDVIIIGAGPAGLSAAIYSARSGLKTVVLERGLIGGQINVTEDVENYPGFAESISGYELTDRMHRQAEHFGAEFRDEEVTALGMEGLCKIIETTENKYRTKAVIFCTGAYPRRLNVPGEEKFTGHGVSYCATCDGALYRDKIVAVIGGGDSAIEEGIFLTHFARKVIVIHRRDELRAQKIIQERAFQNPKIEFVWNSVVQEIRGNTRVQELEVYSRKTNSLSVIPVDGVFIYVGILPNNKLLESRIELDSAGFVITDDFMQTNVPGIYAAGDIRKKVLRQVVTATSDGAIAGWSAEKWITENYSSSQTE; encoded by the coding sequence ATGTATGATGTAATTATAATTGGAGCCGGACCTGCCGGCTTAAGTGCTGCCATTTACAGTGCGCGTAGCGGTTTAAAAACTGTTGTTTTGGAAAGAGGACTGATTGGCGGTCAGATAAATGTTACGGAAGATGTAGAAAATTATCCTGGTTTTGCTGAATCTATAAGCGGTTATGAACTGACGGACAGAATGCACCGTCAAGCAGAACATTTTGGTGCGGAATTTAGGGATGAAGAAGTAACAGCTCTGGGAATGGAAGGACTTTGTAAAATAATAGAAACCACGGAAAACAAATATCGTACCAAGGCAGTGATTTTTTGCACGGGAGCTTATCCGCGGCGCTTAAATGTTCCCGGAGAAGAAAAATTTACCGGTCATGGGGTTTCCTACTGTGCAACCTGCGATGGAGCATTATATAGAGATAAAATTGTAGCCGTAATTGGCGGAGGTGATTCTGCCATAGAAGAAGGAATTTTCTTAACTCATTTTGCCCGAAAAGTAATTGTTATTCACCGGCGTGACGAACTTAGAGCTCAAAAAATCATTCAAGAGCGCGCTTTTCAAAATCCTAAAATAGAATTTGTCTGGAACAGTGTTGTGCAGGAAATTCGTGGGAATACAAGAGTGCAGGAATTAGAGGTCTACAGTCGGAAAACCAATTCTTTAAGTGTTATTCCCGTTGACGGCGTCTTTATTTATGTAGGAATTTTGCCTAATAACAAATTGCTGGAATCCCGTATTGAACTTGATAGCGCAGGTTTCGTGATAACCGATGATTTTATGCAGACCAATGTTCCGGGAATTTATGCTGCGGGTGACATCCGGAAAAAGGTTTTACGCCAAGTTGTAACCGCCACTTCCGACGGAGCTATAGCTGGTTGGAGCGCTGAAAAATGGATAACGGAAAATTATTCTTCCTCGCAAACGGAATAA
- the recG gene encoding ATP-dependent DNA helicase RecG, with amino-acid sequence MAESKKTTDLNSEVKYLKGVGEHRAQLLSKLGIKTILDLMEHFPKVYISRKLSVTLGDLKPGDMLAFTAVISWVDVHQTAKGRNILSIGVSDGKVGIICSWFTYPPVYEKMFLPGRLVWLNGTITEFNGQLEMVHPEFELIDDWEDTKEDFWKNREVLPVYPLTEGINQKLMRRLIYNAFALYAGFIEEKLPENIIAKHHFLERKTALQKMHFGQNPAEIEKVRRRFAYEDFFYTQLLWARHKTFHTTKTKGIKFINKKQLTTGVYKKLPFTLTKAQKKVLWEIFADMCSEKQMSRLLQGDVGSGKTVVTLFAMLLAVENGYQSALMAPTEILAEQHYETITNLLKGFEVQVCLLKGGVYKGKEAIKKAIAEGSAQIVIGTHALLQKDINFKRLGFACVDEQHRFGVEQRAKLANLAEHPDLLYLSATPIPRSLAMTVYGDLEVSILDELPPTRKPVRTIIRPSSKIDTVYSEVRQELALGRQVYIVCPLVEESEKIALLDATKLYEYISQKVFPEYPASLLHGRMPVKEKDMIMQKFKAGEIKILVSTTVIEVGVDVPNASVMIVEHAERFGLAQLHQLRGRVGRGSAQAYCYLIEHSPVSEVAWQRLTTMTKTTDGFIIAEKDLELRGPGEIFGYEQSGLPVFRFANLVRDQEILRLARQDAFEIVHADPDFELPENALLKKIYFSQFTDKEKLILY; translated from the coding sequence ATGGCGGAAAGTAAAAAAACCACGGATTTGAATAGCGAAGTTAAATACCTGAAAGGGGTTGGAGAACATCGTGCACAGCTTTTAAGCAAGCTGGGGATAAAGACCATATTGGATTTGATGGAGCATTTTCCCAAGGTCTATATCAGTCGCAAGTTAAGTGTCACTTTAGGGGATTTGAAGCCGGGAGATATGTTAGCTTTTACAGCAGTAATTTCTTGGGTAGATGTTCATCAAACGGCAAAAGGCAGGAATATTTTAAGCATAGGGGTAAGTGATGGAAAAGTAGGTATAATATGTTCCTGGTTTACTTATCCTCCTGTTTATGAAAAGATGTTTTTGCCGGGTCGTTTAGTTTGGCTGAATGGCACGATAACGGAATTTAACGGTCAGCTGGAAATGGTGCATCCGGAATTTGAACTGATTGATGATTGGGAAGATACGAAGGAGGATTTTTGGAAGAATCGCGAGGTTTTACCGGTTTATCCTTTAACGGAAGGCATCAATCAAAAGCTTATGCGTCGGCTTATTTACAATGCTTTTGCTCTTTATGCCGGTTTCATAGAAGAAAAACTGCCGGAAAATATTATTGCCAAACATCATTTTCTGGAGAGAAAAACCGCTCTCCAAAAGATGCATTTTGGTCAGAATCCCGCAGAAATAGAAAAAGTGCGTCGGCGTTTTGCCTACGAGGATTTTTTTTACACCCAGCTTTTATGGGCGAGGCATAAGACCTTTCATACCACCAAAACCAAAGGTATAAAATTCATCAATAAAAAGCAGTTAACTACCGGCGTCTATAAAAAGTTACCTTTTACGCTTACCAAAGCACAGAAAAAAGTGCTGTGGGAAATTTTTGCCGATATGTGTTCCGAAAAGCAGATGAGTCGTTTACTGCAGGGAGATGTAGGTAGCGGAAAAACAGTTGTAACCTTGTTTGCAATGCTTTTAGCGGTGGAAAACGGTTATCAGTCCGCACTGATGGCTCCTACGGAAATTTTGGCAGAACAGCATTATGAGACCATCACTAATTTACTAAAGGGTTTTGAGGTGCAGGTTTGTCTCTTAAAAGGTGGCGTTTATAAAGGGAAAGAGGCAATTAAAAAAGCAATTGCCGAGGGAAGTGCTCAAATTGTGATCGGAACTCATGCCCTGTTACAAAAGGATATAAATTTTAAGCGATTGGGTTTTGCTTGCGTTGATGAACAGCATCGTTTCGGAGTTGAACAAAGGGCAAAATTGGCTAACTTGGCTGAACATCCCGATTTACTTTATCTTTCTGCCACACCAATTCCCCGCAGTTTAGCAATGACTGTTTATGGAGATTTGGAAGTTAGCATTTTAGATGAACTGCCTCCCACGCGAAAACCTGTGAGAACAATTATTCGTCCCTCCAGCAAAATTGACACTGTTTATAGTGAAGTACGCCAAGAACTTGCGTTGGGACGCCAGGTTTATATAGTATGTCCCTTAGTGGAAGAATCAGAAAAAATAGCTCTTCTGGATGCTACTAAGCTCTATGAATATATTTCCCAAAAGGTTTTTCCGGAATATCCTGCCTCCCTTTTGCATGGAAGAATGCCGGTGAAAGAAAAGGATATGATTATGCAAAAATTTAAGGCAGGAGAAATAAAAATTCTTGTTTCTACTACTGTTATTGAAGTAGGTGTGGATGTTCCCAATGCCAGTGTGATGATTGTAGAACATGCAGAGCGTTTTGGTTTGGCACAATTACATCAATTACGGGGTAGAGTTGGCAGAGGAAGTGCTCAGGCATACTGTTATTTAATTGAACATTCGCCGGTTAGCGAAGTTGCCTGGCAGCGTTTAACCACTATGACTAAAACTACGGATGGCTTTATTATTGCCGAAAAAGACCTGGAACTGCGCGGTCCGGGTGAAATTTTCGGTTATGAACAATCCGGATTACCTGTATTTCGTTTTGCTAATTTAGTGCGAGACCAGGAAATATTAAGATTAGCCAGGCAGGATGCCTTTGAAATTGTGCATGCCGATCCGGATTTTGAACTGCCGGAAAATGCCCTGTTGAAAAAAATATACTTCTCCCAATTCACTGATAAAGAAAAGCTTATCCTCTATTAG
- a CDS encoding ComEA family DNA-binding protein translates to MKNPLRNFLTPDEQKILLFLGLIILGGCFLDYFGWNPLQATPTDLDTLRQVVKEDKPLQLDIRIATFEELLCLSGIGEKRAKDIIAYRETNPFTSVNQIMNIKGIGAKTYAKILPDLLVFGDTTNFKLSPTPSSTSKTKSATISKANNTSPVNINTANLEELCTLSGIGEVKAQAIIDWREENGSFETIEDIMKVKGIGPKTFEKNKDRLTVK, encoded by the coding sequence ATGAAAAATCCCTTGCGCAATTTTCTCACTCCTGATGAGCAAAAGATATTGCTTTTTTTAGGGCTAATAATTCTGGGTGGTTGCTTTCTGGACTATTTTGGCTGGAATCCTTTGCAGGCAACCCCTACAGATTTAGATACCTTAAGGCAGGTGGTTAAAGAAGATAAACCCTTGCAACTGGATATTCGCATTGCCACTTTTGAAGAATTGCTCTGCCTTTCTGGAATTGGAGAAAAAAGAGCAAAAGATATTATTGCCTATAGAGAAACAAATCCCTTCACCTCGGTAAACCAGATTATGAATATTAAAGGCATCGGGGCTAAGACCTATGCTAAAATTTTGCCCGATTTACTGGTCTTTGGAGATACTACAAATTTCAAGCTTTCTCCAACCCCTTCTTCCACTTCTAAAACTAAATCCGCAACCATATCCAAAGCAAATAATACTTCCCCAGTCAATATTAATACAGCTAATCTGGAAGAACTATGCACCCTTTCTGGTATTGGAGAAGTGAAAGCCCAGGCAATTATTGACTGGCGTGAGGAAAATGGCAGTTTTGAAACCATTGAAGATATAATGAAAGTGAAGGGAATTGGACCCAAAACCTTTGAGAAAAACAAAGACCGCTTAACTGTGAAGTAA
- a CDS encoding endonuclease, with product MFKNKIKSLLLLLLFSVAFYLNADYYDSVINLTGDDLFYGLRNLISNNTNTSYDASKVVLYQTLDNFNGYVTCVYTGQEYYVGFDYTGSTNPNTEHTYAQSWFNGTDTTKKKSDLHHLFITNSVVNSSRGNYPFDVVANHNTANVYYTYTPWQSYRGYNAQNRMVFEPADEFKGNIARALLYFYTRYSGESLIQQNVDMLPTLLIWHNFDPPDAAELTRNTGVFNYQNNRNPYIDHPEFVAKIWGGNDVEDAVLPVVPDLTINAVYPNPFTSELNISITTQKSALLTTSVYNIKGQLIYSESSVLIAGENKVFWKGQDNKGQNTPAGIYLIKVQSADKQAVTKVLKVFEG from the coding sequence ATGTTTAAGAATAAGATAAAATCTTTACTGCTATTACTGTTATTCAGTGTTGCTTTTTACCTGAATGCGGATTATTATGATAGCGTTATTAATTTAACCGGTGATGACCTATTTTATGGCTTGCGGAACTTGATTTCCAATAATACCAATACCAGTTACGATGCTTCCAAAGTAGTTCTCTATCAAACCCTGGATAATTTTAACGGCTATGTAACCTGTGTTTATACCGGACAGGAATATTATGTGGGTTTTGATTATACCGGTAGTACCAATCCCAATACGGAACATACTTATGCCCAAAGCTGGTTCAACGGAACTGATACTACTAAAAAGAAATCAGACCTCCATCATCTGTTTATAACTAATTCGGTGGTAAACAGTTCCCGGGGAAATTACCCTTTTGATGTAGTTGCCAATCATAATACTGCCAATGTTTATTATACTTACACACCGTGGCAAAGTTATCGGGGTTATAATGCTCAAAACAGAATGGTTTTTGAGCCCGCAGATGAATTTAAGGGCAATATTGCCAGAGCGTTACTCTATTTTTATACGCGTTACAGCGGAGAAAGTTTAATTCAGCAAAATGTGGATATGCTGCCTACATTGCTTATCTGGCACAATTTTGATCCTCCGGATGCAGCAGAACTTACTCGCAATACAGGGGTTTTTAATTATCAAAATAACCGTAATCCTTATATTGACCATCCGGAATTTGTTGCTAAAATCTGGGGCGGGAATGATGTTGAAGATGCTGTTTTGCCTGTCGTTCCCGATTTGACAATCAATGCAGTTTATCCCAATCCTTTTACTTCTGAACTGAATATTAGTATCACTACTCAAAAATCAGCTTTGCTGACAACTTCTGTCTATAATATTAAGGGTCAATTGATTTACAGCGAAAGCAGTGTATTAATTGCCGGAGAAAATAAGGTCTTTTGGAAAGGACAGGATAATAAGGGACAAAATACTCCTGCCGGAATTTATTTGATAAAAGTGCAGAGTGCAGATAAACAAGCAGTTACAAAGGTCTTGAAAGTGTTTGAGGGTTGA
- a CDS encoding D-sedoheptulose-7-phosphate isomerase: MNSIIIETFQETQELISQVLNRENILPQIEAMAKQMADVLLNKGKLIACGNGGSMCDAIHFAEELSGRFNKDRQALPAIALSDPGYLSCVANDYGWDNVFARGVDAFALKGDLILGISTSGNSTNIIKALIAAKKKECFTASLLGKEGGKLKGFCDYEIIVPSNNTARIQEIHGIIIHLLIELIEKELFTSQEENPQAPLFC; the protein is encoded by the coding sequence TTGAACAGCATCATTATAGAGACCTTCCAAGAAACACAAGAATTGATTTCCCAAGTGCTGAACAGGGAAAACATTCTTCCCCAAATTGAGGCAATGGCAAAACAAATGGCTGATGTTTTGCTAAATAAGGGAAAACTAATTGCCTGCGGAAATGGCGGTTCAATGTGTGATGCCATTCATTTTGCGGAAGAACTTTCAGGGCGTTTTAATAAAGACCGACAAGCTCTTCCGGCTATTGCTTTAAGCGATCCTGGCTATTTAAGCTGTGTAGCTAATGATTATGGCTGGGATAATGTTTTTGCCAGAGGAGTGGATGCCTTTGCCTTAAAGGGGGATTTGATTTTAGGAATTTCCACCAGCGGTAATTCCACCAATATTATTAAAGCCCTAATAGCCGCTAAAAAGAAGGAATGTTTCACCGCTTCTCTTTTGGGAAAAGAGGGTGGCAAACTGAAAGGATTCTGTGATTATGAAATAATTGTTCCTTCTAATAACACAGCTCGCATTCAGGAAATTCACGGAATTATTATCCATCTGCTGATTGAATTGATAGAAAAAGAGCTGTTTACCAGTCAGGAAGAAAATCCCCAAGCCCCATTATTCTGCTAA
- the add gene encoding adenosine deaminase: MKIKMTKEFIKKLPKTDLHVHLDGSVRIETIIDLAKKYNIKLPTMDPAELRKLLVCGEQTTSLDDYLRAFPIVNLVLQNEEGLRRAAYELAEDASAENVRYMEVRYSPILHTDQGLKLTEISQAVIDGLKQGERDFGIKTGVIICGIRNMDPTTSLKLAELAVAFKNKGVIGFDLAGGEYKHPAKDHKEAFDLALHNNLNITIHAGEAYGPESIHQALHYCGTHRIGHGTRLVEDGDLLNYVNDHRIPLEICLTSNLHTKAVPDIRSHPIDFYIDYGLRVTINTDNRTISNTTVTDEYMLAINELGLDYPTVKYIILNGFKSAFLPYKERVRLINQILKEIDEIEEQELKTRVKVKENL; encoded by the coding sequence ATGAAAATCAAGATGACTAAGGAATTCATTAAAAAACTGCCCAAGACAGATTTGCATGTGCATTTGGATGGCAGTGTCCGGATTGAAACCATAATTGATCTGGCAAAAAAATATAATATTAAGCTACCGACAATGGACCCTGCTGAATTACGCAAACTTTTGGTTTGCGGAGAACAGACAACAAGTTTGGATGATTATTTGCGTGCTTTTCCTATCGTAAATCTCGTTTTGCAAAATGAAGAAGGATTAAGAAGAGCCGCTTATGAACTGGCTGAAGATGCCTCTGCAGAAAATGTGCGTTATATGGAAGTGCGTTATTCTCCTATTTTGCATACCGATCAGGGATTGAAACTGACGGAAATTTCGCAGGCAGTTATTGATGGCTTAAAACAGGGCGAAAGGGATTTTGGCATTAAAACCGGGGTTATTATTTGCGGGATTAGGAATATGGACCCGACCACTTCCCTGAAACTTGCTGAATTAGCAGTTGCCTTTAAAAATAAAGGAGTTATCGGTTTTGACCTAGCTGGAGGGGAATACAAACATCCTGCCAAAGACCATAAAGAGGCATTTGATCTGGCTTTGCATAATAACCTGAATATTACTATCCATGCAGGTGAGGCATACGGACCGGAAAGTATTCATCAGGCATTGCATTATTGCGGAACGCATAGAATTGGACATGGAACGCGGTTGGTGGAAGATGGAGACCTGTTAAATTATGTTAATGACCACAGGATTCCTTTAGAGATTTGTTTAACCAGCAATCTGCATACTAAAGCCGTTCCCGATATTCGCAGTCATCCTATTGATTTTTATATTGATTATGGCTTGCGGGTAACAATCAATACCGATAATAGAACGATAAGTAATACAACCGTTACCGATGAATATATGCTTGCTATCAATGAACTCGGTTTGGATTATCCTACCGTGAAATATATCATCTTAAACGGTTTCAAAAGTGCCTTTCTGCCCTATAAGGAAAGGGTGCGTTTGATCAATCAGATTCTGAAGGAAATTGATGAAATTGAGGAACAGGAATTGAAAACGAGGGTGAAAGTGAAAGAAAACCTGTAA
- a CDS encoding AAA family ATPase has protein sequence MLKQITIKGFKGITDLTLNLDKINVLIGVNSSGKSTILQALDLLANCASRDVAEYLKDKNWKVSDIKSQISKSPFLSYKSIFEFEEKEQPFLLIWDIEFKLISATSVNLLEESISKVNSKWDKSLCNPKKMEKLYEKASPLYTYKDGIVNYETFPGQKIKTQESEFSLSLGSSGLKIIDFSAKKEILLLKEYLEHTTNFETLAAENMRRSSRGTTEDIGVGGKQLAAFIKQMTPKQRESYIEKVHSILSNMDSIDAFTKGTPGWVELFINEKFSSNAIKVRPYHISDGTLRILAFVALFYVKYDSGLLMLDEIENGLNPYITTKIVELLYEFTSQTRHQLLLTTHSSLMLDDFKPEDIIYVYRNQDGSIGAERVFNNKKIKEFLEYMNPGEIWINLTEKELLESDGN, from the coding sequence ATGCTTAAGCAGATAACAATAAAGGGCTTTAAAGGTATTACCGATCTTACCTTAAACCTTGATAAGATAAATGTTTTAATTGGTGTAAATTCTTCCGGGAAAAGCACTATTCTGCAAGCATTGGATTTACTGGCAAATTGCGCTTCCAGAGATGTAGCAGAATATCTAAAAGATAAAAATTGGAAGGTCTCCGATATTAAATCCCAAATATCTAAAAGCCCTTTTCTATCATATAAGTCAATTTTTGAATTTGAAGAGAAGGAGCAACCCTTTCTTCTCATCTGGGATATAGAATTTAAGCTTATTTCTGCTACCAGTGTTAATTTGCTTGAAGAGAGCATTTCTAAAGTGAATAGCAAATGGGATAAATCACTCTGTAACCCGAAAAAGATGGAAAAGCTATATGAAAAAGCAAGTCCTTTATACACCTATAAAGATGGGATTGTGAATTATGAAACATTTCCTGGTCAGAAAATTAAAACTCAAGAATCAGAATTTTCTCTTTCTTTGGGCTCATCAGGTTTGAAGATTATTGATTTCTCAGCTAAAAAAGAAATTTTACTGCTGAAAGAATATCTTGAACATACAACGAATTTTGAAACCCTGGCAGCAGAAAATATGCGCAGATCAAGTAGAGGAACCACTGAAGATATTGGTGTAGGTGGAAAACAACTTGCAGCTTTTATTAAACAGATGACTCCAAAACAAAGAGAAAGTTATATTGAAAAGGTGCATTCAATTTTAAGCAATATGGATTCAATTGATGCTTTTACTAAAGGAACTCCAGGTTGGGTAGAGTTGTTTATAAACGAAAAATTCAGCTCTAATGCCATTAAGGTCCGACCCTATCATATAAGTGACGGTACTTTGCGTATCCTGGCTTTCGTTGCCCTTTTTTATGTTAAATACGATTCCGGTTTGCTGATGCTGGATGAAATTGAAAACGGACTGAATCCTTATATCACTACAAAAATAGTAGAACTGCTCTATGAATTTACCTCTCAAACCCGGCATCAATTATTGCTTACTACTCATAGTTCTTTAATGCTGGATGATTTTAAGCCGGAAGATATTATCTATGTTTATCGTAATCAAGATGGTAGTATCGGAGCCGAGAGAGTTTTTAACAACAAAAAAATTAAAGAATTTCTTGAATATATGAATCCGGGAGAAATCTGGATTAATCTTACTGAAAAGGAATTATTAGAATCCGATGGCAATTAA